GCATCTCGACCGCTCGAATCTCCTCGAACATGTCGATCACCGCGTGCTGGTCGCTGCCCAGCGAGATGCCGACTCCGCTGTCGCGCAACGCTTTGGCCGGACCGATGCCGTCGGCGAGGTCACGCTCGGTCGTCGGACAGAAGCTCGCGAAGGCGTGCTCGTCTCCGAGCAGGCGGATGTCCTCGTCGTTGAGGTGGGTGGCATGGACTGCGGTCAGATTGCGATCGATCAGGCCGGCTTCCGAGAGGAGCTGGGTCGGGGTCCGTCCGTAGTGAGCGAGGCAGGCTTCGTTCTCCGCCGGCTGCTCGCTCAAGTGGATGTGCAACGGATCGACGGACCATGTGCCCTCGCAGACGTGTGAAGCGAGGTTCGCGGCGGCTGTCAGTTGGTCGAAAGGCACCGCCCGCACTGAATGCATTGCGGTGCCGACGGCGAAGCCGCGCGAATGCCAGGCGTCGAGACGGCTCACCCGTTCACCCCAGGCCATCACGTCCGCATCGCCGAATCGGCGTTGCTGGGCTGACAAGGGGGTGTGCCCGTCGGCGGTCAACCCGCCACGCAGATAGCAGGTGTCGAGCAGGGTCAACCGGATACCGGCGTCCCGTGCCGCTTGCTGCAGGGCCATGCCCATGACATTCGGGTCGTCGTACGGGGTGCCGTCCGGGTTGTGATGCACGTAGTGGAACTCACCGACCGTCGTGATGCCCGCGAGCGCCATCTCTGCGTACGTCGCCCTGGCCAGCGATAGATAGTTGTCGGGATCCAGTTGCCCCGCAACGTGATACATGCGGTCACGCCAGGTCCAGAACGTGCCCCCGCCGTCGTGGGTGCGACCCCGCAAGGCGCGGTGAAAGGCGTGGCTGTGGGTGTTCGCGAAACCCGGCATGGTGACCCCGCGCAGTACCTCGGCACCCCCGGCCGGCGCGTCCTGCTCGACGGCGACGAAGCGTCGGGCATCGTCGCCGTCTTCTGCGCCCTCGATCGTCAACAGCACCGACCGCGCGAGTCCGTCGGGCAGCAATGCGTACTCGCACCAGAACTGCTTCATTTCACGATCTCCCACGGTTCGATCCCGCCGTCGACCAACTCGAGCATCGGGTGTGCAGCGAGGGGTTCGGGCGTGGCTCGCCACCGTTGGAGTTGCGGGTGCCGGGTGTAGCCCTTGGTGCGCCCGGCAAGCACGGATTGAGCCAGCAGGGTCTCTCGCCAACACGACGCCAGAGCCGCGCGGTCGAGTTGAGCGGGGTGGACCGACCAAATGCGCATCAGACGCTCGCCAGGTCTTCCAGCACCTTCACCAGTGCGTCGACGCCTCGGTGGCAGTCGTCCGCCTCGGCGAACTCCTCGGGTGTGTGCGAACTGCCGGTCGGGTTGCGCACGAACAACATCGCGGTCGGCACACCGGCATTGGCCAGGATGCCTGCGTCGTGGCCGGCGCCCGTGCCGAGCATCGGCGTGTGTGCACCGAGCGTGCGCTGCAGTCGGGCACACAGCGAGGCGTCGAACGGTGTGGTCGGGGTCCAGGACTCCTGGCTGAGCGCACCCGGGAAACGTCGCTCGAGTGCGGCGATCGTGTCGAGCACGAGGCGCTCGTCGCTGCTACGGGCGTCCAACCAAGCGGTGACATGCGAAGGAATCGCGTTCACACCACCGGGTTGTACGTCGAGTTTGCCCACCGTTGCGACACAACGGGATTCACCGTCGCGACGGGCAGCTTCCTCGCGTGCGGCCTGGACGAAGGCAGCCGCTTCGAGCATCGCGTCGGCTCGATCGCCCAGCGCGGTGGTGCCGGCGTGGTCGGCCCGTCCGGCGAAGTCGGCGCGCCACCGCCCGTGCGGCCAGATGTCCGTACCGACGGCGACCGCGGACGTGGCCGGGTCGAGGT
This is a stretch of genomic DNA from Yimella lutea. It encodes these proteins:
- a CDS encoding allantoate amidohydrolase, whose amino-acid sequence is MTAEHSHFDAMWAELQPIGRDGRTAGYRRFALTDEDLTLREWFAGECGALGLDLVEDRMGNQWAWWGDPDATAGVVTGSHLDSVPDGGAYDGPLGVVSSLAAVKRMQDNGFRPDRPIGIVNFGDEEGARFGVACAGSRVITGAMTTDRALALKDADGVTMAEAMQRAGRSTGIGRDEETLRRVAAFVELHVEQGRALADLDPATSAVAVGTDIWPHGRWRADFAGRADHAGTTALGDRADAMLEAAAFVQAAREEAARRDGESRCVATVGKLDVQPGGVNAIPSHVTAWLDARSSDERLVLDTIAALERRFPGALSQESWTPTTPFDASLCARLQRTLGAHTPMLGTGAGHDAGILANAGVPTAMLFVRNPTGSSHTPEEFAEADDCHRGVDALVKVLEDLASV
- a CDS encoding formimidoylglutamate deiminase; this translates as MKQFWCEYALLPDGLARSVLLTIEGAEDGDDARRFVAVEQDAPAGGAEVLRGVTMPGFANTHSHAFHRALRGRTHDGGGTFWTWRDRMYHVAGQLDPDNYLSLARATYAEMALAGITTVGEFHYVHHNPDGTPYDDPNVMGMALQQAARDAGIRLTLLDTCYLRGGLTADGHTPLSAQQRRFGDADVMAWGERVSRLDAWHSRGFAVGTAMHSVRAVPFDQLTAAANLASHVCEGTWSVDPLHIHLSEQPAENEACLAHYGRTPTQLLSEAGLIDRNLTAVHATHLNDEDIRLLGDEHAFASFCPTTERDLADGIGPAKALRDSGVGISLGSDQHAVIDMFEEIRAVEMHERLRTNARGHFAAQDLLGMATRHDSLGWEDAGQLAPGMHADFVTVSFDSPRTAGIDPAQILFAATSADVHTVVRDGEPIVTDGHHRLGDVGRMLADSIAPFWEDA